In Devosia litorisediminis, the genomic stretch CACGATCACTGCGCAGAAACCAGACCGAAGCCGAGCATCGCCTCTGGCAAATGCTGCGCAATCGGCAAATCGACAACCACAAATTCGTGCGCCAGCATCCTATCGGACCCTATGTCGCCGACTTTGCCTGTCGGCAGGCCATGCTGCTCATTGAACTCGATGGCGGCCAGCATGCTGACAGCAATCAGGACGCAGCACGTACCCATTATTTGAACGACCATGGCTATGGCGTTCTACGCTTCTGGAACAACGAACTGTTGGGCAATCGGGACGGTTGCTGGCACGCGATTGTTTCGGTCCTGAACGGCAACCCCTCACCCGACCTCCGCTACGCTCCGGCCACCCTCTCCCCAGAGGGGCGAGGGCAGGTGGAGTGCGCCCCCAATATTCAAGGGACACAACCATGAGCAGCAAAGTCATCAAGAACGGCACCGTCGTGACCGCGGACCTGACCTACAAGGCCGACGTCAAGATCGAGGGCGATGTCATTGTCGAAATCGGGCCCAATCTGAGCGGCGATGAAACACTCGATGCCACCGGCTGCTACATCATGCCCGGCGGCATTGACCCCCACACCCATCTCGAAATGCCCTTCATGGGCACCTATTCGGCCGATGATTTTGAATCCGGTACCCGCGCGGGTCTGGCAGGCGGCACCACCATGGTGGTTGATTTTTGCCTGCCCAGCCCCGGCCAGAGCCTGCTCGAAGCGCTGCAGATGTGGGACAACAAGTCCGGCAAGGCGTCTGCGGACTATTCCTTCCACATGGCCATCACCTGGTGGGACGAGCAGGTCTGGCGCGAAATGGACGACGTCGTCAAACGCGGCATCACCAGCTTCAAGCACTTCCTGGCCTATAAGGGGGCGCTGATGGTCAATGACGACGAGCTGTTTGCCTCGTTTGGCCGCTGCGCCGAGCTGGGCGCACTGCCACTGGTGCATGCCGAAAACGGCGATGTCGTTGCGGCGATGACGGCAAAACTGCTTGCCGAGGGCAATAACGGCCCCGAAGCGCACGCCTATTCGCGCCCGCCCGAAGTTGAGGGCGAAGCCACCAACCGCGCCATCATGATTGCCGATATGGCGGGCGTGCCGCTTTATGTGGTGCATGTCTCGAGCGAACAGGCACATGAAGCCATCCGCCGCGCCCGCCAGAAGGGCATGCGCGTTTATGGCGAGCCGCTGGTGCAGCATCTCACGCTTGACGATAGCGAATACGCCAATCCCGATTGGGATCACGCGGCGCGCCGGGTGATGTCACCACCTTTCCGCAACAAGATGCATCAGGATTCGCTGTGGGCCGGCCTGCAGTCGGGCTCGCTCTCTGTGGTCGCCACCGATCACTGTGCCTTTACAACCGAACAGAAGCGCAACGGCATTGGCGATTTTTCCAAGATCCCCAACGGCACCGGTGGCCTCGAAGATCGCCTGGCCGTGTTGTGGAGCCGCGGCGTCAATACCGGCCGGCTGACCATGAACGAATTCGTCGCCGTTACCTCGACCAACATCGCCAAGATACTCAACCTCTACCCCAAAAAGGGTGCGGTACTGGTCGGCGCTGATGCCGATCTGATCGTCTGGGATCCCGCCCGCAAGAAGACCGTCTCGGCCGCGACCCAGCAGTCGGCGATCGACTACAATGTGTTCGAAGGCTTCGAATTGACTGGCCTGCCGCGGTTCGTGCTGACCCGTGGCAAGGTCGCGGTAATCGAAAACGAGATGCATCACGAGCCCGGTCACGGCAAATTTGTTGGTCGCGAGGCCAAGAACCCTGTGAACCGCGCGCTCAGCCAGTGGAAAGAGCTCGTCGCACCGCGCAAGGTAGAGCGGTCGGGTATTCCGGCTTCGGGGGTTTGATGGCGTCGGCTGCAGGACAGATAACCATAGCAGCCGCCATCATTCTGGGGGCTGACCAGCGCATGCTGGTCGTGCGCAAGCACGGCAGTGCCCTGTTCCAGCAGCCGGGCGGCAAGATCGACGCCGGCGAAACGCCAGAAATGGCGCTCCGGCGCGAGATTGCCGAAGAAATAGCCATAACGCTTGCCCCTTCGGCAGTGGTGGCGCTGGGGACCTACTCAGCGCCCGCGGCCAACGAGCCGGGCATGCAGGTTCTGGCTCATATCTTTTCAGCCAGGACAACCGAGACGCCCAGGGCGGCCGCCGAAATCGCCGAATTGGCCTGGCTTGACCTCGATCATCCCGAACGCATGCCTCTCGCGCCGCTCTTGCAGCGCCACATCGTCCCGCTGGCGCGCCAAATCGCCGGATTGAGCGAGCTTGCCTCATGATCTGTTCGGGTAACATGCATCTGGCACGAGACATGCGAGACTTGGCACAAGACATGCAAGGGCAATACCAGACAGCCCTGACGACGCAGCACGACGTGCAGACCTGCACCGATAGACAAGTCACCCCGCGGCAACAGCGGCCCGATACGGCAACGCTATCGGTCAAGAACAAACGAGCGCAGATATGAACAAGCCCATCGTCGTTTCGGCCAAAAATCTCGGCCTGACCTTTCCGACCGGTGACGGAGACGTCATCGCGCTCAGCGACGTCAATCTCGATATTGCCAAGGGCGAGTTCGTCTCCTTTATCGGCCCATCGGGCTGCGGCAAGACCACGTTCTTGCGTACCATTGCCGATCTCGAACAGCCCACATCGGGGACGCTGACCATTAATGGTCTGACCCCTGCAGAGGCGCGGCAGAACCGCGCCTATGGCTATGTGTTTCAGGCGCCAGCGCTCTATCCCTGGCGCACCATCGCCAAGAACATTGCCCTGCCTCTCGAAATCATGGGCCACTCGGCAGCCCAGCAGTCGGAGCGCATCGCCCGCACCATGGAACTGGTGAACCTGGCCGGCTTTGAACAGAAATACCCCTGGCAGCTCTCCGGTGGCATGCAGCAGCGCGCCTCGATAGCCCGCGCCCTGGCCTTTGACGCCGATCTGCTGCTGATGGACGAGCCCTTTGGCGCGCTGGACGAAATCGTCCGCGACCACCTCAATTCCGAGCTGCTCAAATTGTGGGCGCGCACGCAGAAAACCATCTGCTTTGTCACCCACTCCATTCCCGAGGCCGTGTATCTGTCGACCAAGATCGTGGTCATGTCCCCGCGCCCCGGTCGGGTGATCGACGTGATCGACAGCCCGCTGCCGCACGAGCGTCCGCTCGACATTCGCGAAACGCCAGAATTTCTCGCCATTGCCCATCGGGTGCGCGAAGGCCTGCGCGCCGGCCACTCCTATGAGGAATAGCGCGTGACCCGGCTCATGAACGGTAAAACCCTGCCCATCCTGATCGTGCTGGCGGCCATATTGGTCATCTGGTACGCCGCCGCCATTCCCATGAATGCCCCCTGGCAGGAGCGGCTTAATGAGCGCGCGGGGCTGGAAACGTCGTTCATCGAATTTGTCGGCCAGACCTGGAGCCAGGCCAAGCCACTGCTGCCGGTGCCCAATCAGGTGTTTGGTGAAATCTGGAACGCCACCATCGGCACCGATATCACCTCAAAGCGTTCGCTGGCCTATCACGCCTCCATCACGCTGTCCTCGACCCTGCTCGGCTTTGCGCTGGGCACGCTGCTGGGCGTCGGGCTGGCGGTGGTCATCGTACACAATGACGCCTCGGAACGCTCGCTCATGCCCTGGATCATTGCCAGCCAGACCGTGCCAATCCTGGCAGTTGCCCCCATGGTGGTGGTCGGGCTGGGCGCCATCGGGGTCACCGGTCTGGTGCCCAAGGCGCTGATCTCGATGTATCTCAGTTTTTTCCCGGTCGTGGTGGGCATGGTCAAGGGCCTGCGCACCCCAGAGGGTATCCAGCTCGACCTGATGCGCACCTATAATGCGACTGCCTGGCAGGTTTTTTCCAAGCTGCGCTGGCCCGCTTCGGTGCCCTTTCTGTTTGCCTCCATGAAGGTGGGTATCGCCATCTCCCTGATCGGCGCGGTGGTTGGCGAACTCTCCAACAATGCCGGTGGCGGGCTGGGTGTGCGTCTGCTCACCGGCTCTTATAACGGCCAGACCATCCAGATGTGGGCGGCGCTGTTTATTGCCGCAGCACTGGCCGCTGTTCTGGTCATTGCCGTGGGCAGTGCCGAACGGGTCGCCAACCGCGCCATGGGGGCCCAGACATGAGCCGGCTACAAACTCTTCTCGCCATGATTTCGGGTCTGGTCAGCGTCGCAACATTGCTGCTGGCTGTCCTAGACGGCGCCGCACCCGTGCTGTTCCTGGCCTTTGCCGCCGCAGGTGCGCTGACCCTGATCCGCTTCCGCCTGCCCCTCCCCTTCTGGGTTGATGCGTTGCTGGCCTTGCTGGGGGCGATTGCCCTGCTGGCGACCTTGCCGGTCTATGAGACAGCGCCCGCCTTCTTCTGGCTTGGTCTGCTCGGTTTTTGGGGCTTTGCCTGGCTGTCTGCCGAACGGCTGTCGCAGGCCATTCGCCTCGGCGAAATGCCTGAAACCGGCTTTGGTCTGCTGATCCCCATCGTGTTTGGACTGGCGCTGCTGTTTGTCTGGGAAGTCGTCACCCGTGGCGCCAATGTGCCCCAGGTGCTGCTGCCCGCGCCCAGCCAGATCTGGGCTCGCCTGATCGATTCGGTGCCCACCCTGATCGCCGACTTCCAGCAGACCTTCATGAAGTCGGTGCTGGCCGGCTATGCCATGGGCTGTGGTGCCGGTTTTGTGGTGGCCATTCTGGTCGACCGCTCGCCCTTCCTCAAACGCGGCCTGCTGCCGATCGGCAATTTCGTCTCGGCCCTGCCCATTATCGGCATCGCCCCGATCATGGTGATGTGGTTCGGCTTTGACTGGCCATCCAAGGCAGCGGTGGTTGTCGCGATGACCTTCTTCCCCATGCTGGTCAATACGGTCGCCGGGCTGAGTCAGGCCTCCGAGATCGAGCGCGACCTGATGCGCACCTATGCGGCCAGTTACTGGCAGACACTCTTCAAGTTACGGCTGCCCGCAGCGGCGCCATTCATATTCAACGCGCTCAAGATCAATTCCACACTGGCCTTGATCGGCGCGATTGTCGCGGAGTTCTTCGGGACGCCCATCGTGGGAATGGGTTTCCGAATTTCAACCGAAGTCGGTAGGCTCAATATCGACTTGGTTTGGGCAGAAATCGCCGTGGCGGCGGTGGCTGGTTCTGCCTTTTACGGGGTGATCGCTCTCATCGAGAGAGCTGTCACTTTCTGGCATCCGTCTGTCCGTGGTGGACGGGCGTAACAGTGTAAGGGAACGCACTATGAAGAAACTTCTATTGGGACTGACCGCCAGCGCACTTTTGCTGACAGCAGCATCCGCGCAGGCCGCCGATCAGCTCACCTTGCAGCTGAAATGGGTCACTCAGGCACAGTTCGCTGGCTATATCGTAGCCAAGGAAAAGGGCTTTTACAGCGATGCTGATCTGGACATCACCATCGCACCCGGCGGCCCCAACGTGGCCCCCGAACAGGTGATTGCCGGCGGTGGCGCTGACATCATCGTCGACTGGATGGGCGGCGCCTTGGCTGCCCGTGAAAAGGGTGTGGCTCTGGTCAATATTGCCCAGCCGTTCAAGCGTTCGGGCCTGATGATGATCTGCCCCACCGAAACCGGCATCACCTCCGAAGCCGATTTCCCCGGTCACACGCTCGGTGTGTGGTTCTTCGGCAATGAATATCCATTCTTTGCCTGGATGAACAAGCTGGGCCTGGACACGGCCGAAGGTGGCGATGTCACCGTGCTGCAGCAGAGCTTTGACATCCAACCCATGATCCAGGGCCAGGCCGACTGCATCTCGGTCATGACCTACAACGAATATGGTCAGGCGCTCGATGCCGGCTATGGCCCCGACAATCTGACCATCTTCAACTACACCGATATGGGCAATGACCTGCTCGAAGACGGTCTTTATGTCATGGAAGACACGCTCGAAGATCCAGCCAAGGTCGACGCCTATACCCGCTTCGTCAAAGCTTCGATGATGGGCTGGGAATACGCGCTGGAGAACCCTGAAGAAGCCGCCCAGATCGTTGTTGACAGCGATGACACCGGCGGTGCCGAACTGGCGCACCAGCTCTACATGGTTGGCGAAGTGTCCAAGCTGGTCGACGCTACCGATCCAGCACTGGACATGGCCACCTATGAGCGCACGGTCAAGGCGCTGCTCGATCAGTCGATCATCACGGCCGAGCCAGAAGGCGGCTTTACCACTGTCGTCACCGACGGCCTGTAACCGACTGTAATAAAAGAAAAATCATGCAGGGCGGGGAGCAATCCCCGCCCTTTTTGCATGCCATGTTCTGAACATATCTTGGGCACGCTTGGAACGAATTCGGCTCACGTTCTGTTGATGGGACACCTGCGTCAACAAACAAGGCAATCACAATGAACTCGATCATTTATCTCGTCGGTCTCGTCGTCGTCGTCATGGCAATCCTGTCGTTCATCGGTCTCGCCTGAGCCTTTTTCAGGCCAGTGCAACCACCACTTTTTCAGGAGCTGCCACAATGAGCATTGATGCGCCCGCGGGCGTCGCCGTTATCGAATCCACCACTTCCGAGCGCGACCAGTCCAGCTATGTCGATTGGCCCGCTATCATTGCCGGCATCGTGCTGGCTTCGGCCATCAGCCTGGTGCTGATCAGCTTCGGCTCGGCTGTTGGTCTGAACTTCCTCGACTTTGGTTATGGCACCGGTGCCAACCCGCTGTTTGTCGGCATTGTTGCTGCCAGCTGGTTCCTCTGGGTTCAGATCTCCAGCTTCATGGCTGGCGGTTATCTGACCGGCCGTCTGCGCCGTCGTCACTTTGATGCCAATGAAGACGAAAGCGATGTGCGCGATGGCGCCCATGGTCTTCTGGTCTGGGCCGGTGCAGCTGTTCTGGGCACAATTATCGCCGTTGGCGGTATTGGCGCTGCAGCCTCCACCGTCGGCAATGTTGCGGCAACAGCAACCACTGCTGCTTCCAATGTCGCCGAAGGCACCGCTGACGCGGTCGACCCCAATGCCTACTTCATCGACACCATGTTCCGCTCCAGCCAGCCGGTTGAAGCTGATCAGGCCCGTGCCGAAGCTGGCCGCATCTTCACGCAGGCCGCTCTGAATGATGGCACGGTTGCCGATGCTGACCGCACCTATCTGGCCAATGTCGTGGCAGCCAACACCCGCATTGCCCCGGAAGAGGCTCAGGCGCGTGTCGATCAGGCCATCGCCAATGTTGAAGCGGCTCGCCAGGATGCCGTAGAAGCCGCCCGCATTGCCCGCAACACCACCATCATCGGTGCATTCCTGCTGGCTGCATCGCTGCTGATCTCGGCCATTGGTGCCTTCTGGGCTGCCCAGAAGGGTGGCAACCACCGCGACAATAACAGCGTCTTCGCTGACGTGTTCCGCCGCTTCTAAGGAAAGGAAATCAGATGTTTCGAGGTCTTGGACTCTGGCTGCTCGGCGTGCCGATCTGGCTGATCATCATCATCGTCTTCTTCATCTAGAAGACCCAATAAAAAGGCGGGGCCAAAACCCCGCCTTTTGCCTGTCAGTTGAACACCCGTTTGGGGCGGAACTGGCCAAATTCGACCCAGCCGGTCGCCAGCACCTCGCCCTTGAAACTGGCCCAGCATTCATCCAGCGTAACCGGCGCACCGGCGCCGGTCAGCAGCACATTATTGCCGTGCCGCACCGAATTTGCCTGCAACGCGTCCAGGCGCACTTCGGGCAGATCGCCAAAGCCTGACCAGACCGGCTTGAGCAGGCCATCACGGGCCTCCCCTTCGAGCGCTTCAAGCTGCTCAATGGTGACGGCGTCTGCATCGGTGAACGGTCCCACAGCGGCGCGATGCAGCATGCTGACATGGCCACGCGTGCCCAGTACCTCGGCGATATCGCGCGCCAGCGAGCGCACATAAGTGCCCTTGCCGCAGCTCACCTCAAGAATGCTCTGCGTGCTGTCATGCTCGATCAGCCGTATCGCATCGACATCGATTTCGCGCGGTGGCAGATCGACCTGTTCACCGGCGCGGGCCAGATCATAGGCGCGTTCGCCATCGATCTTGAGCGCCGAAAAGATCGGCGGGCGCTGCATGATCGTCCCGGTAAATTGCGGTAGCACGGCTTCGAGCGCATCCCGGTCGGGACGCACTTCGGAAGTGGCGATCACGCTGCCTTCAGTGTCATCGGTGGTGGTGGCGCTGCCCCAGGCAATCGCAAAGCGATACACCTTGGTGCCATCCTGCACCTGCGGCACGGCCTTGGTCGCTTCGCCCAGTGCAATGGGCAGAATGCCCGTTGCCAGCGGATCAAGCGTGCCGGCATGACCCGCCTTGGCTGCACTGAACAGCCAGCGCACCTTGCCCACCGCCTGGGTGGAGGTCATGTCATAGGGCTTGTTGAGAACCACCCAGCCGGAGATCGCGCGTTTGACGCGTTTGGGGGCGCTCAATCGGTCTCGCCATCATCTTCATCGAGGTCGCGCTGCACCTTCTCCGAGCGCAGCAGCGCATCGATGCGGCTGGCTTCCTCGAAGGTGTCATCGACATGAAACCGCACTTCAGGCGCGAACTTCATGTTGATCTGTGGCGCCACGCGGCCGCGCACAAACTTGCGATGACGGTTCAGCGCCGCCACGATTTCTTCGGCGTGCTGGCCGCCCAGCGGCATGATATAGGCGTTGGCCAGCTTGAGATCGGGGCTCATGCGGACCTCGGGCACGGTGATCACCGCGCCGCGCAGGGCGTCATCCTCGACGTCGCCACGGGCAAACATGGCAGCCAGGGCGTGGCGGACCAGTTCGCCCACGCGCAGCGAACGCTGGGTCGGGCCATTAGCTTTGTTGTCTTTGCTCATTGCGGCCAATTATGCCCTCGCCGCGCTCCCGTCAATCCGCCAGCGCCAGTGCCGCCCCCGATTTAAGCTGTTCGGCCCGCGTCTGGAGCACATTGGCTTCCACTGGCCAGGTCTTGGGGTCGGACGGATCGAACGCCCGGCCGCGCCATTCCTGATAAACAATGGCCGAGCCTTTTGCCGTCTTGTGAAAGCTCATCACCATCACTTCGCCCTGACCGGCATAGCTCTTCAAATTGTCGAGATAGGCGCCACACACAAAGCCCAGCGGCGCCAGCGCATCGCCGTCATCCTCGCCAAACTTGAAAAAGCCCGTCAGCTCGGGCTTGCAGCTCTGGCTGTACCCGTACATTACCGCGCTGCGATAATCGTCGAGCGGGCGATCGGCCTGCAGCGTAATGCGCGCGCCATAAAGCGTGCGCCAGTCGGCTTCGCTCTCGCCCTTGGGGTAGATTTCCAGCAGCGCCTGACTGGCATCCGCCCGATAGCTGGCCACCACCTGATCAATCACATTGCCGCTCAGCCGCTCCGCGGGCGACAGCCAGTCGGGCAGGGGCAGGGTCAGATCGTGCTCGACCGCACCAAGCAGCAGCGCATTGCCGTCCTGCACGATCGGGGACTCGGTAAGCTCCTGCGCCCCCGCACCGGCCACCAACAGGCCGCTTACCACAACCGCGCGGGCAATCCGCGCCAGCGTTACAGACGATACCATTGGGGGTCTCCTCACCTGACAATACGCACGCGACCGCAGCGTCTATCCTCCAGACGGGGCGGTCACTCTCGGTTTTGGCGGGAAACGACAGCGCTGGCAAGCGCCAACGCAATCGATTGCAATCACGGTTATCGGCGCAGCGACCGCTAGCTCAGCGTGCCGCGACCACCTTCGGGCAACACGCGATGCGGCGGCTGATGGCCATCCATGAAGGCGCGAATATTGACGATGACCGTTTCACCCATCTCCACCCGGGCTTCCAGCGTTGCCGAGGCCATGTGGGCGGTGAGCACCACCTTGTTCTGCTCGGCCAGCGCCAGCAGGCGCGGATTGATACCGTTCTTGTTCTCGAACACATCGAGCGCGGCACCGCTGAGATGGCCGGATTCGATCTCGGCCACCAGCGCGGTCTCATCAATCAGTTCGGGCCGGCTGACATTGACCACGAAGCTGCCAGGCTTCATCCCCGCCAGCCGTTTGGCCGAGAGCAGATGGAAGGTTTCGCGCGTATGGGGCGTGTGCAGCGAGACTATGTCGACCGCCGCAATCATGCTGTCCAGATCGTGCCAGTAGGTGGCCTCGAGCGGGTCTTCGATCGCTGGTGGCCGGCGATTGCGTGAATAGTAGTGAATGTTGAGCCCAAACGCCTTGGCGCGTTGCGCCACGGCGGTGCCAATGCGGCCCATGCCGACAATGCCCAGCGCCTTGCCCCGTAGCCGATGCCCCAGCATCGAGGTCGGCGACCAGCCGGCCCACACTCCGTCACGCACCAGCATCTGCGTGCCTTCCACCAGCCGACGGGGCAGCGCCAGCATCAGCACCATGGCCATATCGGCGGTGTCTTCGGTCAGAACCGATGGGGTGTTGGTCACGGTCAGCCCGGCAGCCCAGGCCGCCTCGACATCGATATTGTCGATGCCATTGCCGAACTGGGCGATCAGCCGCACGCTCTGGGGCAGGCGGGCAATCAACGCCGCATCAATGGTATCGGTGATCGAACAGACCAGCACATCCTTGCCCTCAAGCCCGGCGATGATGTCATCGCTGGTCAGGGTGATGTCGCCATCATTAATGTCTGTTTCGAACAGGGTCGCCATGCGGGACTCTATGCTCTCGGGCAGACGTCGAGTCACCAGAATTTTGGGTTTCTGAC encodes the following:
- a CDS encoding endonuclease domain-containing protein, whose product is MVTGEERADLTSPLRGEVAAQRRERGAKPSRPAISRARSLRRNQTEAEHRLWQMLRNRQIDNHKFVRQHPIGPYVADFACRQAMLLIELDGGQHADSNQDAARTHYLNDHGYGVLRFWNNELLGNRDGCWHAIVSVLNGNPSPDLRYAPATLSPEGRGQVECAPNIQGTQP
- the hydA gene encoding dihydropyrimidinase, whose amino-acid sequence is MSSKVIKNGTVVTADLTYKADVKIEGDVIVEIGPNLSGDETLDATGCYIMPGGIDPHTHLEMPFMGTYSADDFESGTRAGLAGGTTMVVDFCLPSPGQSLLEALQMWDNKSGKASADYSFHMAITWWDEQVWREMDDVVKRGITSFKHFLAYKGALMVNDDELFASFGRCAELGALPLVHAENGDVVAAMTAKLLAEGNNGPEAHAYSRPPEVEGEATNRAIMIADMAGVPLYVVHVSSEQAHEAIRRARQKGMRVYGEPLVQHLTLDDSEYANPDWDHAARRVMSPPFRNKMHQDSLWAGLQSGSLSVVATDHCAFTTEQKRNGIGDFSKIPNGTGGLEDRLAVLWSRGVNTGRLTMNEFVAVTSTNIAKILNLYPKKGAVLVGADADLIVWDPARKKTVSAATQQSAIDYNVFEGFELTGLPRFVLTRGKVAVIENEMHHEPGHGKFVGREAKNPVNRALSQWKELVAPRKVERSGIPASGV
- a CDS encoding NUDIX hydrolase; translated protein: MASAAGQITIAAAIILGADQRMLVVRKHGSALFQQPGGKIDAGETPEMALRREIAEEIAITLAPSAVVALGTYSAPAANEPGMQVLAHIFSARTTETPRAAAEIAELAWLDLDHPERMPLAPLLQRHIVPLARQIAGLSELAS
- a CDS encoding ABC transporter ATP-binding protein — translated: MNKPIVVSAKNLGLTFPTGDGDVIALSDVNLDIAKGEFVSFIGPSGCGKTTFLRTIADLEQPTSGTLTINGLTPAEARQNRAYGYVFQAPALYPWRTIAKNIALPLEIMGHSAAQQSERIARTMELVNLAGFEQKYPWQLSGGMQQRASIARALAFDADLLLMDEPFGALDEIVRDHLNSELLKLWARTQKTICFVTHSIPEAVYLSTKIVVMSPRPGRVIDVIDSPLPHERPLDIRETPEFLAIAHRVREGLRAGHSYEE
- a CDS encoding ABC transporter permease, whose product is MNGKTLPILIVLAAILVIWYAAAIPMNAPWQERLNERAGLETSFIEFVGQTWSQAKPLLPVPNQVFGEIWNATIGTDITSKRSLAYHASITLSSTLLGFALGTLLGVGLAVVIVHNDASERSLMPWIIASQTVPILAVAPMVVVGLGAIGVTGLVPKALISMYLSFFPVVVGMVKGLRTPEGIQLDLMRTYNATAWQVFSKLRWPASVPFLFASMKVGIAISLIGAVVGELSNNAGGGLGVRLLTGSYNGQTIQMWAALFIAAALAAVLVIAVGSAERVANRAMGAQT
- a CDS encoding ABC transporter permease, whose product is MISGLVSVATLLLAVLDGAAPVLFLAFAAAGALTLIRFRLPLPFWVDALLALLGAIALLATLPVYETAPAFFWLGLLGFWGFAWLSAERLSQAIRLGEMPETGFGLLIPIVFGLALLFVWEVVTRGANVPQVLLPAPSQIWARLIDSVPTLIADFQQTFMKSVLAGYAMGCGAGFVVAILVDRSPFLKRGLLPIGNFVSALPIIGIAPIMVMWFGFDWPSKAAVVVAMTFFPMLVNTVAGLSQASEIERDLMRTYAASYWQTLFKLRLPAAAPFIFNALKINSTLALIGAIVAEFFGTPIVGMGFRISTEVGRLNIDLVWAEIAVAAVAGSAFYGVIALIERAVTFWHPSVRGGRA
- a CDS encoding ABC transporter substrate-binding protein codes for the protein MKKLLLGLTASALLLTAASAQAADQLTLQLKWVTQAQFAGYIVAKEKGFYSDADLDITIAPGGPNVAPEQVIAGGGADIIVDWMGGALAAREKGVALVNIAQPFKRSGLMMICPTETGITSEADFPGHTLGVWFFGNEYPFFAWMNKLGLDTAEGGDVTVLQQSFDIQPMIQGQADCISVMTYNEYGQALDAGYGPDNLTIFNYTDMGNDLLEDGLYVMEDTLEDPAKVDAYTRFVKASMMGWEYALENPEEAAQIVVDSDDTGGAELAHQLYMVGEVSKLVDATDPALDMATYERTVKALLDQSIITAEPEGGFTTVVTDGL
- the truB gene encoding tRNA pseudouridine(55) synthase TruB, with the protein product MSAPKRVKRAISGWVVLNKPYDMTSTQAVGKVRWLFSAAKAGHAGTLDPLATGILPIALGEATKAVPQVQDGTKVYRFAIAWGSATTTDDTEGSVIATSEVRPDRDALEAVLPQFTGTIMQRPPIFSALKIDGERAYDLARAGEQVDLPPREIDVDAIRLIEHDSTQSILEVSCGKGTYVRSLARDIAEVLGTRGHVSMLHRAAVGPFTDADAVTIEQLEALEGEARDGLLKPVWSGFGDLPEVRLDALQANSVRHGNNVLLTGAGAPVTLDECWASFKGEVLATGWVEFGQFRPKRVFN
- the rbfA gene encoding 30S ribosome-binding factor RbfA; translated protein: MSKDNKANGPTQRSLRVGELVRHALAAMFARGDVEDDALRGAVITVPEVRMSPDLKLANAYIMPLGGQHAEEIVAALNRHRKFVRGRVAPQINMKFAPEVRFHVDDTFEEASRIDALLRSEKVQRDLDEDDGETD
- a CDS encoding 2-hydroxyacid dehydrogenase — its product is MASQKPKILVTRRLPESIESRMATLFETDINDGDITLTSDDIIAGLEGKDVLVCSITDTIDAALIARLPQSVRLIAQFGNGIDNIDVEAAWAAGLTVTNTPSVLTEDTADMAMVLMLALPRRLVEGTQMLVRDGVWAGWSPTSMLGHRLRGKALGIVGMGRIGTAVAQRAKAFGLNIHYYSRNRRPPAIEDPLEATYWHDLDSMIAAVDIVSLHTPHTRETFHLLSAKRLAGMKPGSFVVNVSRPELIDETALVAEIESGHLSGAALDVFENKNGINPRLLALAEQNKVVLTAHMASATLEARVEMGETVIVNIRAFMDGHQPPHRVLPEGGRGTLS